A portion of the Faecalibacterium sp. I3-3-89 genome contains these proteins:
- the mgtE gene encoding magnesium transporter — MEEKKNNPEREVDEALPVQELPADIPAEVRQKLAEDLNEQATEDLRQDVREAEKEEANDEEVKANPEMLTKSRLLKLLIKKQYVKLREVTEEEQPADLAELLEELDENNRLVVFRLLKKDVATEAFAYMSDEARDDLVNAFSDVELVSAIEEMSLDDAADLLEDMPAGVVKRVLEKSSRQTRESLNKLLNYPESSAGSLMTPEYVRLREGMTVSDAFAAIRRQGENAETVYTCYVVERNRLKGVVSARSLLLADPSTPITDIMDDNVVAVKVTDDQEFVAREMQRYDFTAMPVLDNEGMFVGIITIDDAIDVLTDESTEDMQKMAAILPDDDATTYFGTSVWTHAKQRIPWLLILMLSATFTGMVTTHYEEAFVSLPLLVSFMPMLMDTAGNCGNQISTLMVRGLALGEVEPSDFLRVLGKELRVSAIVGAVLGLVNGLRIYLMYTYLYAGQYQNVIGYAVVVSVSLFFSVILAKLVGGMLPLAAKKLGADPAIMATPFITTIVDACSLILYFQIAQVVFRNMM; from the coding sequence ATGGAAGAAAAAAAGAACAACCCCGAGCGCGAAGTGGACGAAGCCCTTCCGGTGCAGGAGCTGCCTGCCGATATTCCCGCCGAGGTGCGCCAGAAATTGGCCGAAGACCTGAACGAGCAGGCCACCGAAGACCTCAGGCAGGACGTCCGTGAGGCCGAAAAAGAGGAGGCCAACGACGAAGAGGTCAAGGCCAACCCTGAGATGCTCACCAAAAGCCGTCTGCTCAAGCTGCTCATCAAGAAGCAGTACGTCAAGCTGCGCGAAGTGACCGAGGAAGAGCAGCCCGCCGACTTGGCCGAGCTGCTGGAAGAGCTGGACGAGAACAACCGCCTCGTGGTGTTCCGTCTGCTGAAAAAGGATGTTGCGACCGAGGCGTTCGCCTATATGTCCGACGAGGCCCGCGACGACCTCGTGAATGCGTTTTCGGATGTCGAGCTGGTGAGCGCCATCGAGGAGATGAGCCTTGACGACGCCGCCGACCTGCTGGAGGATATGCCCGCCGGTGTGGTCAAGCGGGTCTTGGAAAAGTCGTCCCGCCAGACCCGTGAGAGCCTGAACAAGCTGCTGAACTATCCCGAAAGCTCTGCTGGCAGCCTGATGACCCCCGAATATGTCCGTCTGCGGGAGGGGATGACCGTCAGCGATGCCTTTGCAGCCATCCGCAGACAGGGTGAGAACGCCGAGACCGTCTACACCTGCTATGTGGTGGAGCGCAACCGCCTGAAGGGCGTCGTGTCGGCCCGCAGCCTGCTGCTGGCGGACCCGTCCACCCCCATCACGGACATCATGGACGACAATGTCGTCGCCGTGAAGGTCACGGACGATCAGGAGTTCGTGGCCCGTGAGATGCAGCGCTACGACTTCACCGCCATGCCTGTTCTGGACAACGAGGGGATGTTCGTCGGTATCATCACCATCGACGATGCCATCGACGTCCTGACCGACGAGAGCACCGAGGATATGCAGAAGATGGCGGCGATCCTGCCCGACGACGATGCCACCACCTACTTCGGCACCAGCGTCTGGACCCACGCCAAGCAGCGTATCCCATGGCTGCTCATCCTGATGCTCTCGGCCACCTTCACCGGCATGGTCACGACCCACTACGAGGAGGCTTTCGTCAGCCTGCCCCTGCTGGTCTCCTTCATGCCCATGCTGATGGACACCGCCGGCAACTGCGGCAACCAGATCAGCACCCTCATGGTGCGCGGCCTCGCGCTGGGCGAGGTGGAGCCCAGCGACTTCCTCCGCGTTCTGGGCAAGGAGCTGCGGGTCTCCGCCATCGTCGGCGCGGTGCTGGGCCTTGTCAACGGCCTGCGCATCTACCTGATGTACACCTACCTCTACGCCGGGCAGTATCAGAACGTCATCGGCTATGCGGTGGTGGTCAGCGTGTCGCTGTTCTTCAGCGTCATCCTCGCAAAGCTGGTGGGTGGCATGCTGCCGCTGGCCGCCAAGAAGCTGGGCGCCGACCCGGCCATCATGGCGACCCCCTTCATCACCACCATCGTGGACGCCTGCAGCCTGATCCTCTATTTCCAGATCGCACAGGTCGTCTTCCGCAATATGATGTAA
- a CDS encoding gamma carbonic anhydrase family protein — translation MILSFGGKTPRDEGAVFVAANATVLGDVTLGKGTNIWYGAVLRGDEGTLVLGENCNVQDNAVLHCDPGGQVLLGKNVTVGHCALAHGCTVGENSLIGMHATLLNHSVVGKNCIIGAGALVPEGMVIPDNSVAVGVPARVIKTIRDDQLAHNIENAEAYVEMGRQHAALVSDAEN, via the coding sequence ATGATCCTATCCTTTGGTGGAAAAACGCCCCGGGATGAGGGCGCAGTCTTCGTGGCCGCGAATGCGACGGTGCTGGGCGATGTGACGCTGGGCAAGGGCACGAACATCTGGTACGGGGCTGTGCTGCGGGGCGACGAGGGCACGCTGGTGCTGGGCGAAAACTGCAACGTGCAGGACAACGCCGTCCTCCACTGCGACCCGGGCGGACAAGTCCTTCTGGGCAAGAACGTCACGGTGGGCCACTGCGCCCTTGCCCACGGCTGCACAGTGGGGGAAAACAGCCTCATCGGGATGCACGCCACCCTGCTCAACCACTCTGTCGTGGGCAAAAACTGCATCATCGGGGCCGGGGCGCTGGTGCCGGAGGGGATGGTCATCCCCGACAACTCGGTGGCCGTAGGCGTGCCCGCCCGGGTCATCAAGACCATCCGGGACGACCAGCTGGCCCACAACATCGAAAACGCCGAGGCCTATGTGGAGATGGGGCGGCAGCACGCGGCCCTTGTCTCCGATGCTGAAAATTGA